The following proteins come from a genomic window of Rhodohalobacter sp. 614A:
- a CDS encoding clostripain-related cysteine peptidase: MKRKLCLVFLLAAFVLFFGCSSSQQMVDESTREVQYSLVYVVHADANYTYHLNGKRRKADLDVLNKAIKTGQNAKHGEVFIFHQKPERKLLFLIPQKDRDYYHFRNGELVGGGNYSPKNGGLKAEAEIVTKSLAESSNKNIFLYFGHEIPVGKPYFVYHSSSPYNLLNTEIFSNDLGLFGDTFDVTVLSTCNNGNPVMVESLSGITNYLVASPQNLHLSHLSDQPLRQLETNPDVPASELAQQIAEESYKKLASFLQTEVTVAVYDMGQTENYISSLARGYQSHLEKIYQNSLFVNNQDCKNLPELDHPLPNSGVTLYHKPPSFGRNSTDGSHSGWGCKL, encoded by the coding sequence ATGAAAAGAAAATTATGTCTGGTTTTTTTGCTTGCAGCTTTCGTGCTGTTCTTTGGCTGCTCTTCCTCCCAACAGATGGTGGATGAATCAACTCGCGAGGTTCAATATTCGCTGGTATACGTCGTTCATGCGGATGCCAATTATACCTACCACCTTAATGGAAAACGCCGCAAAGCTGATCTCGATGTACTGAATAAAGCCATCAAAACCGGACAAAATGCAAAGCATGGAGAAGTTTTTATTTTCCATCAAAAACCTGAAAGAAAACTCCTGTTTTTAATCCCTCAAAAAGACAGGGATTATTACCACTTTCGGAATGGTGAACTGGTAGGTGGAGGAAATTATTCACCCAAAAATGGTGGATTAAAAGCAGAAGCAGAAATCGTTACTAAAAGCCTGGCCGAATCTTCCAATAAAAATATTTTTCTCTACTTCGGCCACGAAATTCCTGTTGGAAAACCATATTTCGTTTACCACAGCTCCAGCCCCTACAACCTGCTGAACACAGAAATCTTCTCGAATGATCTGGGGCTTTTTGGTGATACGTTTGATGTAACAGTTCTGTCCACCTGTAACAACGGGAATCCGGTCATGGTGGAATCTCTTTCCGGTATTACGAATTATCTCGTGGCATCGCCCCAAAACCTGCACCTTTCCCATTTGTCAGATCAGCCGCTTCGGCAACTGGAAACAAATCCCGATGTCCCTGCTTCAGAATTGGCTCAACAGATCGCGGAAGAATCGTACAAAAAACTTGCCTCGTTTCTTCAAACGGAGGTTACGGTTGCCGTGTACGACATGGGGCAGACTGAAAATTATATCTCCTCACTGGCCAGAGGTTATCAGAGTCATCTGGAAAAAATTTATCAAAACTCACTTTTTGTAAACAATCAGGATTGCAAAAATCTGCCAGAATTGGATCATCCATTGCCAAACAGCGGAGTGACTCTTTACCACAAACCGCCTTCTTTTGGAAGAAATTCTACGGATGGTTCTCATTCAGGATGGGGTTGTAAATTATAG